In Nakamurella antarctica, the following are encoded in one genomic region:
- a CDS encoding NADP-dependent oxidoreductase: MKAAILREYGKDLEVADVERPDLPGDSVMVEVHAAAINPIDWIVMAGYMKEQLPYTLPWIVGYDVSGVVTEVGSGAHGFAVGDEVFARANGMQAGTMAEFSAVKATDLALKPANISHAEAAGVPLAGLTAWQALFDKGGLKAGQRVLIHAGSGGVGTLAIQIAKNAGAWVATTASAKNKDLVLGLGADQFIDYASERFEDAAEKYDLVFDMLGDDTLKRSFDAVKAGGTVVSIKGEAPSGLAADRGVSFHTFFMEPNGKQLTEIAQLISDGTIRPVVDSSFPIDDVVAAFVYARTGGPNGKVVVTLR; encoded by the coding sequence ATGAAGGCAGCAATCTTGCGCGAATACGGCAAAGACCTAGAGGTCGCCGATGTCGAGAGGCCTGATCTCCCAGGGGACAGTGTGATGGTCGAAGTGCATGCAGCAGCGATCAATCCGATCGATTGGATTGTGATGGCGGGGTACATGAAGGAGCAACTGCCGTACACACTCCCCTGGATCGTCGGCTATGACGTGTCCGGCGTCGTCACCGAGGTGGGATCTGGCGCCCATGGGTTCGCCGTCGGTGACGAAGTGTTCGCCCGTGCCAACGGGATGCAAGCCGGGACGATGGCCGAGTTTTCGGCGGTGAAAGCGACCGATCTCGCGCTGAAACCCGCCAACATCTCCCATGCTGAAGCGGCGGGCGTTCCGCTGGCTGGGCTCACCGCCTGGCAGGCGCTGTTCGACAAGGGTGGCCTCAAGGCCGGCCAACGAGTATTGATCCATGCCGGCTCAGGCGGCGTTGGCACGTTGGCGATCCAAATTGCTAAGAACGCGGGGGCCTGGGTCGCGACAACCGCCAGTGCGAAAAACAAGGATCTGGTCCTGGGCCTTGGGGCAGACCAATTTATCGACTATGCGAGCGAACGGTTCGAAGACGCCGCCGAAAAGTACGACCTCGTCTTCGACATGCTCGGCGACGACACCCTGAAACGATCATTCGACGCCGTCAAGGCGGGCGGCACGGTCGTCTCCATCAAGGGCGAGGCACCGAGCGGGCTCGCCGCCGACCGCGGCGTCAGTTTCCACACGTTCTTCATGGAACCCAATGGAAAGCAACTCACCGAAATCGCACAGCTGATCTCTGACGGCACGATCCGGCCCGTTGTCGACAGCAGCTTCCCGATTGACGATGTCGTTGCCGCATTCGTATATGCCCGCACCGGCGGTCCCAACGGCAAGGTTGTTGTCACCCTCCGCTGA
- a CDS encoding alpha-ketoglutarate-dependent dioxygenase AlkB, with protein sequence MAAPSQASLFDFDDVPTVRPLAGVIRRTELAGGAWVDIRPGWVGGSDALFEELALAVPWHGERRQMYDREVAVPRLLCFYDESASLPNPALVAAKAMLDDYYREELGEPFSTAGMCLYRDGNDSVAWHGDTIGRSKTEDTMVAILSLGAPRSLLLRQRPIDGTITAPPVKYGLGHGDLIVMGGSCLRTWEHAIPKTSRPVGPRISVQFRPRGVR encoded by the coding sequence ATGGCAGCACCTTCGCAGGCATCACTTTTCGACTTCGATGACGTCCCCACCGTCAGGCCTCTTGCCGGTGTCATCAGGAGAACCGAACTCGCTGGCGGCGCCTGGGTCGATATCCGGCCGGGCTGGGTCGGCGGATCGGACGCACTGTTCGAGGAGTTGGCTCTCGCGGTCCCGTGGCACGGCGAACGCCGCCAGATGTACGACCGGGAGGTCGCTGTGCCGCGGCTTCTCTGCTTCTACGACGAGTCTGCATCTCTCCCCAACCCTGCCTTGGTGGCCGCGAAGGCGATGCTCGACGACTATTACCGCGAAGAGTTGGGCGAACCCTTCAGCACCGCTGGTATGTGTCTTTACCGCGATGGAAACGACAGCGTCGCGTGGCACGGGGACACCATTGGGCGCAGCAAAACCGAAGACACCATGGTCGCGATTCTTTCTCTCGGCGCTCCACGGTCACTTCTGTTGCGGCAGCGCCCGATCGACGGCACTATCACGGCCCCCCCGGTAAAATACGGTCTCGGCCACGGCGACCTGATCGTGATGGGCGGATCTTGTCTACGCACCTGGGAGCATGCTATCCCGAAGACCTCGCGGCCGGTCGGCCCCCGCATTAGCGTTCAGTTCCGCCCCCGGGGCGTGCGGTAA